Part of the Candidatus Eisenbacteria bacterium genome, GAGTCGAGCGATCGTTCGCGATCCAGGCGGGCCGCGAGGTGAGGATCCTGGTCCAGCACAAGGCGGTCGGGGACGAGCAGGCGACGACGCTGGCGAGCGAGATCGCGCGCAGGATCGAGCGGGAACTGCAGTATCCGGGCCAGATCAAGGTGGTCGTGATCCGGGAGATGCGGGTCATCGACTACGCCCGCTAGGGGCCGAGCATGAACATCCTCTTCGTTGGCGATATCTTCGGCAAACCGGGTCGGCGGGCGATGGCGGGGCTGCTCCCGGGTCTGCGAAGGGAGCTCTCGATCGACTTCTGCATCGCCAACGGCGAGAATGCGGCGGGCGGGACGGGGATCACGACCGATGTGGTCGATGAGCTGCTGGCCTGTGGAGTCGATGTCCTGACCGGCGGCAACCACACCTGGGACAAGCGAGAGGGCATCGCCATCCTGGATCGCGAGCTTCGTTGCCTCCGCCCGGCGAACTACCCGGAGGGGGTTCCGGGACGGGGGGTCGGCCTCTACGATTGCGGCGCCGAGAAGATTGCGGTCGTCAACCTCGTGGGTCGGATCTTCCTCTCGAATGTCGATTGTCCGTTCGCGGCCGCTGACCGGGTTCTCGAGGACCTCGCGGCGGTCACGCCGCTGGTCTTCGTCGACATGCACGCCGAGGCGACCTCGGAGAAGCTGGGGATGGGGTGGTACCTCGACGGGAGGGTGACCGCGGTGATCGGAACCCACACGCACGTCCAGACCGCCGACGAGAGGATCCTCCCGCGCGGCACGGCCTACCTGACGGACGCGGGGATGACGGGGCCGCACGACTCGGTGATCGGCGTGCGGAAGGAGCTTGCCCTCGAGAGACTGCGCACCCAGCTTCCCGTGCGCTTCCAGCCGGCGGAGGAGGATATCCGCTTGATGGGCCTTGTCGTTCAGTGCGATCCATCGAGCGGACGCGCATTGAAGGTCGAGAGACTCGAAAGGACGCTGGACTGACGGATGAAGGCCAAGATCCTCGACGGCCGTTGGGCCGCTGGCGAGCTGCGAAGGGAGCTTGGGGCGAGGGTCGCGAAACTGAGGTCCTCGGGAGTGGCGCCCCGTCTCTGCATGATCCGGGTGGGAGAGGACCCCGCCTCGATCGTCTATGTGCGGAACAAGGCCAAAGCCTCCGCCGAGGTCGGCATCGACTCGGACATCGTCGCTCTCCCGGACGATGCGCCGCCCGCGGCGATCGCCGAGGCGATCGACCTCAAGGTCTCCGATCCGGGGACCCACGGCATTCTCCTTCAGCTTCCCCTTCCCCGCGGACTGGATCCTGTTCCGCTACTCGGCCGGATCGATCCCGCCAAGGATGTTGACGGCTTCCACCCCATCAACGTCGGGCGGCTTTGTCTCGGCGCCGACGGCTTCGTTCCCTGCACCCCCCTCGGGATTCTGGAGCTTCTGCGCCGCCACGGCATCGATCTGGCGGGCAGGCACGTGGCAGTCGTCGGCCGGAGCACGACGGTCGGCCGGCCTCTGGCGAATCTCCTCTCCCGAAAAGACAAGGGGTGCGACGCGACGGTCACGATGCTCCATACCGGAAGCCGCGAGCCCCGGCTCATCGCGCGGACGGCGGAGATCCTGATCGCGGCCGCGGGGAGGCGTGGCTTGATCGACGAGACCTGGGTGCGGCCCGGGGCGATCGTCGTCGATGTGGGGATCCACCGAACGGAGGACGGTCGCCTTGTCGGCGATGTCGATGCCTCGTCGGTCGGGGAGATCGCCTCCTGGCTCAGTCCCGTCCCGGGAGGC contains:
- a CDS encoding TIGR00282 family metallophosphoesterase → MNILFVGDIFGKPGRRAMAGLLPGLRRELSIDFCIANGENAAGGTGITTDVVDELLACGVDVLTGGNHTWDKREGIAILDRELRCLRPANYPEGVPGRGVGLYDCGAEKIAVVNLVGRIFLSNVDCPFAAADRVLEDLAAVTPLVFVDMHAEATSEKLGMGWYLDGRVTAVIGTHTHVQTADERILPRGTAYLTDAGMTGPHDSVIGVRKELALERLRTQLPVRFQPAEEDIRLMGLVVQCDPSSGRALKVERLERTLD
- a CDS encoding bifunctional 5,10-methylene-tetrahydrofolate dehydrogenase/5,10-methylene-tetrahydrofolate cyclohydrolase (catalyzes the formation of 5,10-methenyltetrahydrofolate from 5,10-methylenetetrahydrofolate and subsequent formation of 10-formyltetrahydrofolate from 5,10-methenyltetrahydrofolate), with the translated sequence MKAKILDGRWAAGELRRELGARVAKLRSSGVAPRLCMIRVGEDPASIVYVRNKAKASAEVGIDSDIVALPDDAPPAAIAEAIDLKVSDPGTHGILLQLPLPRGLDPVPLLGRIDPAKDVDGFHPINVGRLCLGADGFVPCTPLGILELLRRHGIDLAGRHVAVVGRSTTVGRPLANLLSRKDKGCDATVTMLHTGSREPRLIARTAEILIAAAGRRGLIDETWVRPGAIVVDVGIHRTEDGRLVGDVDASSVGEIASWLSPVPGGVGPMTVACLMANAVRAAELQGGAEG